One stretch of Malus domestica chromosome 14, GDT2T_hap1 DNA includes these proteins:
- the LOC103453885 gene encoding uncharacterized protein: protein MDLDEWEYLPDDAFLDFHEESADKRIFSSKRYNSSDNSKSVFNMNYFIIPSPSSRSKVIHETPPPQPPTPPPSASPAGIDSRLVPVPIQLELPPSFCKASSLPQEEQEEKQVIKVSQVDQDTQLSQVYFKKTWENEFADMKILDSPKSPTCKSPKFMHQQTDKFQFDENLGQEITSPRTKVVDQNSLLESSEDTKEINNSNNNNNSNNIWKLSFTGIGAICSFGFAAATICIIFFGAHQRNKQYQHNQNRFQIYTDDNKRFNQAMERPTKLNEAFSAARGVPLPRAHVTYGGYYNGL, encoded by the exons ATGGATCTTGATGAGTGGGAATACCTCCCTGACGATGCGTTTCTTGATTTCCATGAAGAGAGTGCGGACAAGAGGATTTTCTCAAGCAAGCGATACAACTCTTCTGATAATTCAAAAAGTGTTTTCAACATGAACTACTTCATAATCCCATCACCCAGTTCTAGGTCAAAAGTCATTCACGagacaccaccaccacaaccgcCAACACCACCGCCATCGGCGTCGCCAGCTGGGATTGATTCAAGGCTTGTTCCTGTTCCAATTCAACTGGAACTACCTCCAAGCTTTTGCAAGGCCTCATCACTCCcacaagaagaacaagaagaaaaacaagtaatCAAAGTCTCCCAAGTGGATCAAGACACACAACTGTCCCAAGTTTACTTCAAGAAAACTTGGGAAAATGAATTTGCCGACATGAAAATATTGGACTCCCCAAAGTCTCCCACCTGCAAATCACCCAAGtttatgcatcaacaaactGATAAGTTTCAGTTTGATGAAAATTTAGGTCAAGAAATCACCTCTCCAAGGACGAAAGTTGTTGACCAAAACAGCTTGTTGGAGTCATCAGAAGATACCAAAGAGATCAataacagcaacaacaacaacaacagcaacaacaTCTGGAAGCTGAGTTTTACAGGAATCGGTGCGATTTGCTCTTTTGGTTTTGCTGCTGCTACCATTTGTATTATCTTTTTCGGTGCCCATCAGAGGAACAAACAGTATCAGCACAACCAGAATCGCTTCCAGATCTATACTGATGACAACAAG AGGTTTAATCAGGCTATGGAACGTCCAACCAAATTGAATGAAGCATTTTCAGCAGCTAGAGGAGTACCCCTCCCTAGAGCTCATGTCACATATGGTGGTTACTATAATGGTTTATGA
- the LOC103453960 gene encoding cysteine proteinase inhibitor 1-like, whose protein sequence is MSIYCPNCLLLVLTALLYLFVAITAFGVGGGEEHLYPPKYPPLRGGYFPFDNLNDPRLREIAEFAISKYNKIHDQKLVLQKLVHGQFQIVEGTNYKLVISVLNSSKVFSGPINYEIIVFENLWRTIKELKSFVRVQINKT, encoded by the coding sequence ATGAGCATATATTGTCCTAATTGCCTCCTCCTAGTCCTCACCGCCTTGTTGTATCTTTTCGTTGCTATCACCGCGTTTGGAgtaggaggaggagaagagcaCCTTTACCCTCCCAAGTACCCTCCTCTAAGGGGTGGGTATTTCCCCTTTGACAACCTGAACGACCCACGTTTGAGGGAGATCGCAGAGTTCGCCATTTCCAAGTACAACAAGATTCATGACCAAAAACTAGTGTTGCAAAAGTTGGTTCATGGACAGTTCCAAATAGTGGAGGGAACCAATTACAAGCTTGTCATTTCAGTTCTCAATTCTTCCAAGGTCTTTAGCGGCCCAATCAACTATGAGATCATTGTGTTCGAAAATCTTTGGAGGACTATTAAGGAACTGAAGTCCTTTGTTCGAGTCCAAATTAATAAAACTTAA